One Cryptomeria japonica chromosome 9, Sugi_1.0, whole genome shotgun sequence genomic window carries:
- the LOC131077097 gene encoding transcription termination factor MTEF1, chloroplastic, which translates to MDCLVCRCSVYDTRVSLFTRPASLVSFLPSIRVHLVALTTPDFHLSFVRYPPTVFISSKFSWRISCDSIPKPSQINPQVEESRQRRHNAMKQFLLKECCFSSSQITLLISKDPSLFRRRSLHRAHQVLQMLEDCGLTVEQIRKTIIKSPTILIRSVDDHLKPKIEYLKTLGIADEDVNYIVSHNPRLLTSRLNETIAPKISSLIKFFGSKANLLKALRKAPEVASYDVKLLNNKLKVLENTGLLEHEIKRILERCPRILFCSVGKIEKNMEFLTCIVGLKPNVLVKYPQFLGFSVEKRLRPRYEVFKYLIASRARHHLTIHRVTILALTEGDFTQRFLSGSPDVKMLYEKYKGKTADVGVTKLLPTRQR; encoded by the coding sequence ATGGATTGCCTAGTTTGCCGTTGCTCAGTTTATGATACCAGGGTTTCTCTTTTTACTCGACCTGCATCCCTGGTATCTTTTCTCCCCTCCATTCGCGTACATCTAGTGGCTTTGACAACACCTGATTTCCATCTTTCCTTTGTTAGATATCCACCAACAGTCTTCATTTCGTCAAAATTTTCATGGCGTATATCATGTGACTCCATACCGAAGCCGTCACAGATAAACCCTCAAGTAGAAGAATCGAGACAGCGCCGCCATAATGCCATGAAACAATTCTTGCTCAAGGAATGCTGTTTTTCTTCCTCTCAAATCACATTACTGATAAGCAAAGACCCCAGCCTCTTCAGAAGAAGATCCCTACACAGAGCCCATCAGGTACTTCAGATGCTCGAGGACTGTGGATTAACTGTAGAGCAGATAAGGAAAACTATTATCAAAAGTCCAACTATTCTTATTCGTTCTGTCGATGACCATTTGAAGCctaaaattgaatacttgaaaaCACTAGGGATTGCTGATGAAGATGTGAATTATATCGTCTCCCACAATCCCAGACTTCTTACTAGCAGATTAAATGAAACTATTGCTCCGAAAATCTCATCACTGATCAAGTTTTTTGGGTCAAAGGCTAACCTATTGAAGGCCCTCAGGAAGGCACCTGAGGTTGCGTCCTATGATGTTAAATTATTGAATAATAAATTGAAGGTTTTGGAAAACACAGGCCTCCTAGAGCATGAGATCAAACGAATTCTGGAAAGGTGCCCTCGAATCCTTTTCTGCTCTGTAGGTAAGATAGAGAAGAATATGGAGTTCTTGACATGTATTGTAGGGTTAAAACCAAATGTTCTGGTTAAATATCCTCAATTCTTAGGCTTTAGTGTAGAGAAGAGGTTGAGGCCACGGTATGAGGTGTTTAAGTATCTAATTGCATCGCGAGCTCGCCATCACCTGACCATCCATCGGGTTACAATTCTGGCATTAACTGAGGGGGATTTCACTCAAAGGTTTCTATCCGGCAGTCCTGATGTCAAAATGTTATATGAAAAATACAAGGGCAAGACTGCGGATGTTGGAGTAACTAAACTTTTACCAACTCGCCAAAGATAA